TCCACTTCTGTGGCCTAAATGATAAGTATGTTCTCAGTTTTCAGAAATTACCCTATAGCTGAGATCCAACAGTTGAGAGTCAGCTCTAGTATTCTTAAAATTAGGTTTATAAATAAGGACCCTCTGAATTAGTCTTTCCTAGGCTGTCAAAAATTTTGGTGCCAACGGAAATTGCTAGGAGCGTGAAGTGCTCCCTTTTTTTAGGTATTAAAGTTATTGCAGAATGAACATAGACTCAAATAAACTTGCTGGTTAGTTCATGGAGATCTTTTCACCACCCTGTTAGGTTGGCAGTGTACTACCATTTTATCTTATatggtaaaaataaaaagccattgACCAAGCCCATGTGAGGTTGCACCAGTTCAGCCCCTGGTACTTCCCACCCTCCTGCCCTTGCCTTTGCCCTGGTGCAGCACCTCCTCTGCAGACTGGATGCTCCCTGGGGTGCTCACCAGCATCTCCTGCCTCAGCTGCAGCACTGGACATGCTTAGCACCCTGCAAATGGATGGGGAAAGGGCCAGCTTCTCCCTCTGGAGCCAGCTCTGGGGTAACAACCATGGCTCTGGCCTTGGACCCTACCCCCATCAGGGGCATTCAGGAGCAAACAGGCtttaattttgttgtttttcttgtgtGGTTCATGCTTGCTGGAATCTGCATCTCACCCCCTCATTTGGCAAGGCTGACAGCTGGCAAGGAGCTTCACAAAAACACCACCTTCCTCGTTTTGTTTTGCATATCTCCCTGGCCTTTTATCACAGAAGGATGAGCAAGGAGAAATGATTAGTTCAGGAGAGCCCTTTCTTCTCTTTAAGGTTATTTGGGAAAGAATTTGTTACATAACAACACTTCTTTTAAATTGTCAGCCGGATACCTGAGAATATTCTTATCTGCAAGGCCTTGAAAAGTTTGTGTATAACGGCTTTCTTCCTGTCTTCCTcctcttgcaggaaaaaaataggcTTTTGAGAAAAATTTTAATTCTAAAAGTGAACCAAATTTCACATCATTAAAACCAGTTTCAAGTAAGCAAATGGATTTTTGCCTTATATGGATTAAAGGAATTTAGAGTGACAGCCTCACATATGCATAGGAATGAGGCTCAAGCACTACAATTCTCCACATTCATAAGGCCCACATGCTCTATCAACAGCTGTATCTACACCAAATGATGTTCTTCTCACGCACCAATTACGAACTGTCAGAAAATATACATGTAATCCTTCATATCAAGACCAACTCATGCAATTTTTAAATACCTCACTGTAAGCTGTGGTAGTTATCCTAGGGGCTTTACATACTGGAAGGAGAAAAGCTGCTATCTCATAGATTATCAATACCACAGGCTCCATGAACATAGTTCTTTTTCAGGAGATCATATGCAAAATAAACACTGCTTTTATTAAACCCAGAACATCAGCTTTTACCAGAGCTAAATTTGTTCTGCTTCTGTCTGTGAAGTAACTGATTTCTACGCCTAGATCCCCACTTTTGTGTTAATTATCTTTATCTTCAAACAGTGAAGTATCCTTCTGACCCAGGCAAACCACACAACCCATTCCCATCACCAAACCACACAGCAAAACCCACTGCAGAGGAAAACCCAGTCGGTGAAATGCTATGAGGTCACCTGGAACAAACTTTTATGGTCCCAACAGAAAGCCGTGGAGGAAATAAGACTGCTAGCAGGGGCACTGACTCAGTTTTGCCTTCCTGATACTTGGGGGTGCCTATATGtaaggggaaggagagagagtGAAGGAAAGTAAAGAGGGGCAAACTGTAGCAGTGTAGTATAAATACAGTACACTCCTGATGAGTAATAGTTTCAGCAGTACAGTATAAATACAGTGTACTCCTAATTATAGTAGTCTGTTCAGCCTGTTATCCAAATAACTGTAACTAAGGGTTGAATATTTTTCTAAGGTTTTTTTCTGGCATTTAAGATAGCAGAAATCAGAGGACATAAGCTATTTGCAAAGCAGGAATCTGCGAAGTGCAGGCATCCTTCACAGACACTGACTCTTTAATTTCCTGTGGGGGGTCTGATCTAAACCTGGCAAGCTGCAAGGATTTACTTGtttgcattttggtttttttaataacacaGATTTCTGCTTTGCAAAAAAGCCTCACTTGGAACATGTGGTtaacaaaatacattttcctccagcccttcctgaaaAGACAAATATAAATCATGGGGAGTCAACTGctctttaaaaaggaaagagaaacacAAATTGCCAGGGCGAGGCTTTGCACACACCTTGAGTTCATCAGGCTCCAACCCATGCTGAATGAAGCCATCACGCCAGTTCCTGGATCACCTTGTTAGTCTCCTTGGCTTTCTTACACGTGTACAACCATTTGATTATCCGAGCGTTGCGCTCAATAACGGAGGTGCTGCTGGGGACCTGCTCTGTGAGTTCGtcctccagcagcccctcaTCCCCGCTGTGCCTCGTGAACTCACTCTCGGATGTTGCCACGCTGATGCTGCGGATCTTGAAGGAGACATTGTCAGACACCACGGAGAAGTTCTCTCTCCCAAGATCCTCAATGACCTCCTGCTCCAGGCCACAGTACTTGAAAAATGTTTCAAACTCAGCGAAAGATTTGGAGTAGCGAGAGCTGATGTCCGACTGGGAGCGATGGAGACCTCTCCTCTTCACCTCCTTGACCTCTGCAGGAGGTGTACTCAGTTTTGAGGGTCTCTCATGCTCCTTTGTACATACCCCTGCCCCTTCAGTGCTCACAGGGACAGTCTGCACCGCTCCATGGTGGCTTGGCTCATGGTCACCATCCTTTGCTGAGAGAGGCTCGCTGCTCTCGCTGGCTGCGATGTCCTCCATAACTCTGGGCAACTCAGGGGACGTCAACTGCTTCTCCTTTATGGACCCATGGAAGATCCTCCTCACCAAGTTCCCCCGTGAGCTGTCCTGGCTTTGACCTCTCCCAAGCTCACATTTCTGACGGTAGATCACTAGGGAATCCGGCCGCATCTGCCTCTTGGTGCTGCGCCTGGCGATGGGGGCGCCGGGCTGCAGGGGGGCTCGGCAGGAGTTCACCGCCTtgcccagctccaggggctTCGCGCCCGTGCCTCTGCCCAGGTCCCTGCTCGCTGCTTTGCTCTCCACGGAACAGGTCTCGCTGCTGCTCTCCGAGGCTGAGCTGAGCGCGATGACGGGATCCTGCCTGGTGCTGATGACCTGCTGGCTCTTTACGTACTTGGCCTTATCGGCGGCCAGTCTCTCCACGGCACTTTTCCTGCCCGGCTTGCCGGCCTCCAGCTGCTTGCGGAGGTACTCGGGCCCCTTGTTGAGGAGCcgcagggggagggaggagtggaGGTCGGAGATGGCGTGCATTCCCACGGCCCGGGAGAGTTCAGCTGGCATAGCAGTTTCAGGGACGCGGATCCTGCTTCCAGTCCCGGGAGGGAAGTgagataggaaaagaaaaagaggaaagaaaataaaatcgcGGTGCAGGACAGTCCGGACGCGCAGGCGGCAGCGCGCTCCGCGGGCCGCGCTCCCCGCACCGTCGGGGCGCCGCGTgtcccgcccgcccgccggctGGCACAGCCAATCCCGGCCggcaggaagggagggaagcaggCAGGAGCCGCCCGGGGGGGGCAGCGGCCCGGCCCCTGCCAGCGCCCGCGGGACTGGGGCGGCCGGGGCTCTGGCGGCACGGCGCTGCGAGGGCGCGGGGCGCCTGCTCCGGAGCCGGGGCACTCGGAAGGTTTGCTCCCCTCGGAAACAGCCTCTCCCGGGCCGCCCCTTGGGTACGGGACGCTGCTTCAGGGCCTGACCCAGCGGACCCCAGCGCATCTCCCCCTTCGGGGGGCACCACCTTGCCCCGCTCCTCTCGCGGCCCTTCTCGGTGCGTTCCCCTCCGCGCGTTTCACTGCCCGGGCGTGCCGGGCGCTGCGCTCCAACGGGAAACCTTGGAATGATCGGGAAAGGACGGGACTCGGGCTCGCAGCGCACAGCGGCGGAGCAGGGTCCGGGCACGCCGGGCGGGCAGCACAGatgtgccccagctgtgcccccagctgtgccggCGGCATCCTGCCCTTCCCGggccagcggcagcagcagggacacgtTTGTCCCTTGGcccacagctgtgctgcagctgtgcgCGTGTAAAGTGCAGTGGAATGGCATTAGTCTGAACTGCGTGTTGCAGATCTTTGCCCTTCAGAAACATAGGGCAGAATTCCCGTCTGGCCTGGCAATTCTGAACAGGCAGGACAGAGCCATCGGCTGTAATGTAAACTCCTGAAAATTAGACTTGTGAGTTACAGGTAATCACCTGGGGCAGTCCAACTTTAACTCGTGATCTCATGTGAGAGCCACTGAAGTCAATAATAACTGAATTGTAGATAACTTTTAACAGTTTATATCTGCAAGTTCTTTCATGGATGTTTTtaattggtttggtttggttttagtttGTCTGTTACTTCTGGGGGAATACTAGAGTGCTTTTGTGGGGATTGGTTCATACTTCATCTATACAATTGCTATATTGTAGCTAACAAGTTTAGAAAGGAAGAGCTGAGTCTCCATGTCCTCATTATGAAGTTTCAGGGTACACCACTTTGCTACCAGCAAGGTTCTCTCTGAGATGAGAAAGGTTACAAGCAACCCTGGAGTCAGAGTTTGGGCTAGCTCTTCAGTGAATACCTTAGGAAACACACAAAACAGAAATGTTCTCTTGCCAACATGGTTCTATTGCTGGTTTTCCCCTTAATTTTACGTCATCTTTGTTTCTAGATATGTAGGTCTGAACTCCAGAAGCCCCATAACATATGACTGCCCGTTCACAGCCAGGATCCAAGATATGATGCTTGCCTGAATTAGGACTGAAACCTGTGCTATACTTTGAGATCACTTAGAGTGAAATTCTTATTGATATGTAGAATGGGTGCAGGTTTttgagaaagaattttttttgccGGTGTACAAGTAGAGCTGGTTCACATAACAACTTACCTAAAAATCAATATTCTTGAAAACTGACAGACAGTAATAAAAGTTTAAGCACAGGTAATTACGGGGGAACACTTTCCTGATAAAGCGATTCATACACAGATCTGTAAGGGTGTAGTTAATATCATTACATATTTAAATGCTCCATAGGATGCTGGGCATATGGAGAAGGCTGATGTCTTCTGACAGTGAATCTGAGCAATAAGCTGATAGATGTAATGAACTTAGTAATGAGATACTAAGGTTTCATTGCCATGTTGACAAATCTgccttaattttttctttccacattttcCTTGGAGTTCTATGGCACTGCATAATGTAATAACACATATTCACATTTCTCCATGCATTTTAATTTGTGTTTGTTCCAAATTCTAGTGTCTTGTAGAAGCTTTAAgatcttaccaaaaaaaaaatcatttgtttGCATTCATTTGAAGTAATGAGGAAAATGAACACACACAAGTATCAGTAAGAGTGGTCTTATTAAACAACtacaattaatttctttatcAAAGTTGTTTATTCACTCCTTGCAATATTACATAGTTTTCCTCAGTGGAAAATAGCTTTGTGTTTAGAGTTGATATACAAAACCAATTTAAAACATTGGTTttgataaaaaaatatttaaaacgtTAAAAAAATTTGagacattttcctttctcttaaaATGTCCTTGATTTTAAATGCGTGCCTGAATGACAAACCTGGACACTTTTGatggaatattttcatttttcagtcagTTTCATCCTCATCTCACTGACAAAGGAAGATGTGAGTTCTGATTTTCCACAAAGTGCATGTCACAAGAAATTTCTCATGAAAAATTGCAACAGCAATTTCCAGCTGACTTTCCAGATATGTGAGATACTTTTCCTTGAGAATCTTGGATGATGACAACAACATTTAAGGGAAAGAAGAGTCTTCCCAGGGTCAGAAATCATTGTGAGCAATAAATTTTTATAACCCTGTCTCCCTTAACTAAGGTATATCAATATAACAACTGCAAAGTTAtgtgatattttaaatatatttaggtcacatattttaaaacccaaatgcatttccatttaaaatatgattctatgatttgaaATAGTTATATTTCTTGGAATTAACTCTTATATTTATTGATACACTCTTACAGTAGTCAAAGAAGAGGGAGTCattgcattttttctttctggaaagcagagagaaagatAGTGTATTATGAGAGCCCCAAGCAAACCACCTTTGCCCCTGTCCCAGAACAGGCTTGCAGATAATAACATGGAAATAAAAACGGGTGCAGCAGCACCCATCCCTCAGCCTGTCAGC
This Aphelocoma coerulescens isolate FSJ_1873_10779 chromosome 3, UR_Acoe_1.0, whole genome shotgun sequence DNA region includes the following protein-coding sequences:
- the FAM110C gene encoding protein FAM110C, which translates into the protein MPAELSRAVGMHAISDLHSSLPLRLLNKGPEYLRKQLEAGKPGRKSAVERLAADKAKYVKSQQVISTRQDPVIALSSASESSSETCSVESKAASRDLGRGTGAKPLELGKAVNSCRAPLQPGAPIARRSTKRQMRPDSLVIYRQKCELGRGQSQDSSRGNLVRRIFHGSIKEKQLTSPELPRVMEDIAASESSEPLSAKDGDHEPSHHGAVQTVPVSTEGAGVCTKEHERPSKLSTPPAEVKEVKRRGLHRSQSDISSRYSKSFAEFETFFKYCGLEQEVIEDLGRENFSVVSDNVSFKIRSISVATSESEFTRHSGDEGLLEDELTEQVPSSTSVIERNARIIKWLYTCKKAKETNKVIQELA